The following are from one region of the Halogeometricum sp. S3BR5-2 genome:
- a CDS encoding SPFH domain-containing protein produces MVVDPVTLQVAAFGAYAVGLLVLLLAVVTVYQMVEIVDAYEKKALTVFGEYRKLLEPGINFIPPFVSRTYAFDMRTQTLDVPRQEAITRDNSPVTADAVVYIKVMDARKAFLEVDDYKRAVSNLAQTTLRAVLGDMELDDTLNKRQEINARIRKELDEPTDEWGVRVESVEVREVNPSQDVQQAMEQQTSAERRRRAMILEAQGERRSAVEEAEGEKQSNIIRAQGEKQSQILEAQGDAISTVLRAKSAESMGERAIIEKGMETLEHIGQGESTTFVLPQELTSLLGRYGRQLSNSDVQEQAGLDSLEFDEETRELIGLDDIEEILGQIDEAAEMNVEELEQEAQAIKEGSDPGMKSADEVVAEADAADKSDIKSADEVVSEADEESGGPAGAAGNGTEAETGSAGADSTDGSDAGDGERETEKEL; encoded by the coding sequence GGACCCCGTGACACTGCAGGTAGCGGCGTTCGGAGCCTACGCCGTCGGCCTGTTGGTGCTCCTCCTCGCCGTCGTGACCGTCTACCAGATGGTCGAAATCGTCGACGCCTACGAGAAGAAGGCGCTGACGGTGTTCGGCGAGTACCGCAAACTGCTCGAACCGGGTATCAACTTCATCCCGCCGTTCGTCTCGCGGACGTACGCGTTCGACATGCGGACGCAGACGCTCGACGTGCCGCGCCAAGAAGCGATCACCCGCGACAACTCGCCGGTGACCGCCGACGCCGTCGTCTACATCAAGGTGATGGACGCCCGGAAGGCCTTCCTCGAAGTCGACGACTACAAGCGCGCCGTCTCGAACCTCGCGCAGACGACGCTCCGGGCCGTCCTCGGCGACATGGAACTGGACGACACGCTGAACAAGCGACAGGAGATCAACGCGCGAATCCGCAAGGAACTGGACGAACCCACCGACGAGTGGGGCGTCCGCGTCGAGTCCGTCGAAGTCCGCGAGGTGAACCCCTCCCAGGACGTCCAGCAGGCGATGGAGCAGCAGACGTCCGCCGAGCGTCGCCGCCGCGCCATGATTCTGGAGGCGCAGGGTGAGCGACGCTCCGCCGTCGAGGAGGCCGAGGGTGAGAAGCAGTCGAACATCATCCGCGCGCAGGGTGAAAAGCAGAGTCAGATCCTCGAAGCGCAGGGTGACGCCATCTCGACGGTTCTGAGGGCCAAGTCCGCCGAGTCGATGGGCGAACGCGCCATCATCGAGAAGGGGATGGAGACGCTCGAACACATCGGCCAGGGCGAGTCGACGACGTTCGTCCTCCCGCAGGAACTCACCAGCCTCCTCGGCCGCTACGGCCGGCAGTTGAGCAACTCCGACGTGCAGGAGCAGGCCGGCCTCGACAGCCTCGAGTTCGACGAGGAGACGCGCGAACTCATCGGCCTCGACGACATCGAGGAGATACTCGGCCAGATAGACGAGGCCGCCGAGATGAACGTCGAGGAACTCGAACAGGAGGCCCAGGCCATCAAGGAGGGATCCGACCCCGGGATGAAGAGCGCGGACGAAGTCGTCGCCGAGGCGGACGCGGCGGACAAATCCGACATCAAGAGCGCGGACGAAGTCGTCTCCGAGGCCGACGAGGAGTCCGGAGGGCCCGCAGGC